Proteins encoded within one genomic window of Deltaproteobacteria bacterium:
- a CDS encoding DUF971 domain-containing protein encodes MDPLPRPVDVHALASEGVVVITWNDRHESRYELAYLRGHCPCAGCQGHGGTHTFREASGAAIELVGMETVGSYAIGLRFADGHDSGIYSYEHLLKICPCPLHGGPGYNPENLAGI; translated from the coding sequence ATGGATCCCCTCCCCCGCCCCGTCGATGTGCACGCCCTCGCTTCCGAGGGCGTCGTGGTGATCACCTGGAACGACCGGCACGAGTCCCGCTACGAGCTGGCCTACCTGCGCGGCCACTGCCCCTGCGCGGGCTGCCAGGGGCACGGCGGCACCCACACCTTCAGGGAGGCCAGCGGCGCCGCGATCGAGCTGGTCGGTATGGAGACGGTGGGCTCCTACGCCATCGGCCTCCGCTTCGCCGACGGCCACGACTCGGGGATCTACTCCTACGAGCACCTGCTGAAGATCTGCCCCTGCCCGCTCCACGGCGGCCCCGGGTACAACCCCGAGAACCTCGCCGGGATCTGA
- the smpB gene encoding SsrA-binding protein SmpB — translation MAKKKKEKSSPEPGVKVIARNKRASHRWAIEDTFEAGLELLGTEVKSLRAGLLQLSDAYAAFEGEELFLYHLHIGAYPAAGPHLQHDPLRRRKLLLHRAQLERLRGKLEQRGYSLIPLELRFRGPWAKVIVGLGRGKKQQDRREDIREREADRDMARALRRDNR, via the coding sequence GTGGCGAAGAAGAAGAAGGAGAAGAGCAGCCCCGAGCCCGGGGTGAAGGTCATCGCCCGCAACAAGCGGGCGAGCCACCGCTGGGCCATCGAGGACACCTTCGAGGCCGGGCTGGAGCTGCTGGGCACCGAGGTGAAGAGCCTCCGGGCCGGGCTCCTCCAGCTCTCGGACGCCTACGCCGCCTTCGAGGGAGAGGAGCTCTTCCTCTACCACCTGCACATCGGCGCCTACCCGGCCGCAGGGCCTCACCTGCAGCACGACCCCCTGCGCCGCCGCAAGCTGCTCCTCCACCGCGCTCAGCTCGAGCGGCTCCGCGGCAAGCTGGAGCAGCGGGGCTACAGCCTCATCCCCCTGGAGCTGCGCTTCCGGGGCCCCTGGGCCAAGGTGATCGTCGGCCTGGGGCGGGGCAAGAAGCAGCAGGACCGCCGCGAGGACATCCGGGAGCGGGAGGCCGACCGCGACATGGCCCGCGCCCTCCGCCGCGACAACCGCTGA
- the panC gene encoding pantoate--beta-alanine ligase has product MADAPRPRVARTTRECQELLAAFPREGAAPIALVPTMGYLHAGHAALLREARRSGARVVCSIFVNPTQFGPNEDLAQYPRDLERDLSVCAAEGVELVFAPESPAELYPPGAATRVRVEGLTEHFCGASRPGHFDGVATVVTALFGIVRPARAYFGEKDFQQLAVIRRFTRDLHLGVEIVGVPTVREADGLALSSRNAYLDAAGRQKALALSRALAAVRRSYGQGERSAGVLRKLAHGTLAEGVDAIDYVELADPEALRPLAPATLVDASTRLLMAAFVEGEGGRRTRLIDNGALQD; this is encoded by the coding sequence ATGGCTGACGCCCCCCGGCCGAGGGTCGCCCGGACGACCCGCGAGTGCCAGGAGCTGCTCGCGGCCTTCCCCCGGGAGGGCGCGGCGCCGATCGCGCTGGTGCCCACCATGGGCTACCTCCACGCCGGCCACGCCGCGCTCCTGCGGGAGGCGCGGCGCAGCGGCGCGCGGGTCGTCTGCTCGATCTTCGTGAACCCCACGCAGTTCGGTCCGAACGAGGATCTCGCGCAATATCCCCGGGACCTCGAGCGCGACCTCTCCGTCTGCGCCGCCGAGGGCGTCGAGCTGGTCTTCGCCCCCGAGAGCCCCGCCGAGCTCTATCCCCCCGGGGCGGCGACCCGGGTCCGGGTCGAGGGGCTGACCGAGCACTTCTGTGGCGCCTCCCGCCCCGGGCACTTCGACGGCGTGGCCACCGTGGTCACCGCCCTCTTCGGGATCGTCCGGCCCGCGCGCGCCTACTTCGGCGAGAAGGACTTCCAGCAGCTGGCGGTGATCCGGCGCTTCACCCGCGACCTGCACCTCGGCGTGGAGATCGTCGGGGTGCCCACCGTGCGCGAGGCCGACGGCCTGGCGCTCTCCTCCCGCAACGCCTACCTCGACGCAGCGGGACGCCAGAAGGCCCTCGCCCTCTCCCGGGCCCTCGCCGCCGTCCGCCGCAGCTACGGCCAGGGCGAGCGCTCGGCCGGAGTCCTGCGCAAGCTCGCCCACGGCACCCTCGCCGAGGGGGTCGACGCGATCGACTACGTCGAGCTCGCCGATCCCGAGGCGCTGCGCCCCCTGGCGCCGGCGACGCTGGTCGACGCCTCGACCCGGCTCCTGATGGCGGCCTTCGTGGAGGGTGAGGGGGGGCGGCGGACGCGCCTCATCGACAACGGGGCGCTGCAGGACTAG